ATAAAAGCATAAAAATACTCAGGTACTTTTTATCTAAATATTATATCTCTAAAAGCTATTATTACCTCAATAAGTATTAATAATATTACTATAATTTCAAGATTGTTAGCTCTTTTAGAATGACTTAAATTAGCAAAAATTTCTATTATATCTACCATAGTTTGTGATTTTGCATTTAACTTTTCATACCTGTCATTAAGTTCAAATAAATCAGCTAAATCATTAAATAAATTTTCAGCACTTTCATTCTTCCAAGCAATGGCCGGTTTATCTAAGAGCATTATATATGATATAGTTGTATGTTTGAAAGATAATACTCTTCCAATTATAGAAGCAGCTTGTTTTTCATTAATATTAAGATTACCATTTTCAAGACTCTTTATAATCTTCTCTACGTCATCAAAAACTACATCCATTGTTACTTCAATGGTCTCTAATGCAACCGATTTTGCAACAACTAAAGCAGTCATAGAAAAATGATGTTCATCTATACTATTAATAACCAAACTCTCATATTCTAATTGCTCTTCCATATGTTCATGTAAAACTATCCTAAAGTCTTCTCTGCATTCATATTTCATATATTTATTTAGACTTTTTATACTATTAGGTGTTAATTTAATTATATTTATAAAATCATCTATCTCGTCATTTGTAAAGTTTACAAATACAATTGATCCAAAATGATATATATACACTACCTTATCTTCTATACTCTTAACATACCCTTGAAGTTGGCTATCTCTTAATACTAATGGCTCTTCCCACTTTATTTTCCTATTTATATCAAATCTCTTAGCTATGTTAGATATGCTAAACTCACTACATATTGCCCTAGACTTAAATATATATTCTTTCATTATTTCCTCCACCACATTGCTAAATGTTAACTTAAAAAATTAAGACAATCACCTCTTCATATTTTATCTACTTAAAATGAAACCTACTTTAATAAGTATTTATATTTTTAGCCCTAATATACTATACAATAGATTCCGATTTAAGTATTTTATCTTTATATCATATTAATTTAAATTTAAAATATATCCTATATATTCCATGTATTTAAATCTTTATTCAGGTTATATTAATATCATAAGGAACATGGTGATAAGTCAATTCTTATAAATAGTTTAGT
This genomic stretch from Clostridium fungisolvens harbors:
- a CDS encoding RMD1 family protein: MKEYIFKSRAICSEFSISNIAKRFDINRKIKWEEPLVLRDSQLQGYVKSIEDKVVYIYHFGSIVFVNFTNDEIDDFINIIKLTPNSIKSLNKYMKYECREDFRIVLHEHMEEQLEYESLVINSIDEHHFSMTALVVAKSVALETIEVTMDVVFDDVEKIIKSLENGNLNINEKQAASIIGRVLSFKHTTISYIMLLDKPAIAWKNESAENLFNDLADLFELNDRYEKLNAKSQTMVDIIEIFANLSHSKRANNLEIIVILLILIEVIIAFRDIIFR